The proteins below come from a single Perca flavescens isolate YP-PL-M2 chromosome 8, PFLA_1.0, whole genome shotgun sequence genomic window:
- the malt3 gene encoding mucosa-associated lymphoid tissue lymphoma translocation protein 1, which translates to MTAFRTKPCQIMIGEILIVRHPFSVCVPVDHKVTLSVRAEGTGILNYQWFTDEKEVSGGTEADLTIKAKKTKLYVCRVNDHFCNCVFSDWAKVKVLDIDKSGLPVYWQGEPHIAVNPKPQTVRQGSKLTLRCAAFGIPAPNYQWYRNGQPLLDKISDMLQIDRATVEHGGSYLCSISNVLEETWTEPVNVDIVQTAQLPPAVPTATDKVALLIGNLNYSNHPDLMAPIMDVHELANLLQQLGFRVVSLLDLTREEMLAAIDKFMQLLDRGVYGLFYYAGHGYEHAGRNYLVAVDAPQPYRPENCVCVQRVMLSMQERRTALSVILLDTCRKWYNQDCIPSGIMPLGPSGNTVYGYATCEDAEAFEVQDGGKSTGIFTKYLNAHILQTEKVTHVLEKVSEDLGRDPLVTGKQQVEIKHTLKEPRSLADPVRTTGHTRELHLRDACWRQANELPRKKQLKFVCGVEVEVSFSALFSNVLVAFATVKTTGPRTKDCTVTLSSIPPIQDIFSGPGRSEEMDSLLFKTSDNPDCTLRLCALQKLTESLVIKVDLHYTHMDSKLRQTESQQVDIGKPLVASCKLHRRSHATTIKKQEGASAQSMGNISSSKPQLHQTLAGLCRPFTRKAMCAAKVAVTRSNEPEENDENELQDFTLRH; encoded by the exons ATGACCGCATTCCGCACCAAACCCTGTCAAATAATGATTGGAG AAATTCTCATAGTTCGCCAtcctttttctgtgtgtgtacctgtggacCATAAGGTGACCCTGAGTGTCCGTGCTGAGGGCACAGGTATCCTCAACTACCAGTGGTTCACTGATGAAAAGGAG GTGTCTGGAGGTACTGAAGCAGACTTGACCATCAAAGCTAAAAAAACTAAGCTCTATGTGTGCCGTGTGAATGATCACTTTTGTAACTGCGTGTTCAGCGACTGGGCGAAAGTCAAGGTGTTGGACATTGATAAATCAG ggCTGCCAGTATACTGGCAGGGTGAGCCACACATCGCGGTCAACCCTAAACCCCAAACAGTCCGACAAGGGTCAAAACTCACTCTCCGCTGCGCTGCCTTTGGCATCCCTGCTCCAAACTATCAGTGGTACAGAAATGGACAGCCGCTGCTGGACAAGATTAGTGACATGCTGCAG ATTGACCGTGCAACAGTCGAACATGGAGGATCATACCTGTGCTCCATATCTAACGTGCTAGAAGAGACATGGACTGAACCAGTCAATGTTGACATTG TGCAAACTGCTCAGCTTCCTCCTGCAGTACCCACAG CCACTGATAAAGTTGCCCTACTTATTGGCAACCTGAATTACTCCAACCACCCTGACTTAATGGCCCCCATTATGGATGTGCACGAGCTGGCCAACCTCCTGCAGCAGCTCGGCTTCAGAGTGGTTTCCCTGCTGGATCTCACCAGGGAGGAGATGCTGGCCGCTATTGACAAGTTCATGCAGCTCCTTGACAGAGGAGTTTATG GCCTTTTTTATTACGCGGGTCATGGATATGAGCATGCTGGGAGGAATTACTTGGTAGCTGTTGATGCTCCACAACCGTATCGACCTgaaaactgtgtctgtgtgcagaggGTCATGCTCAGCATGCAGGAAAGACGGACTGCACTAAGTGTTATCCTGTTGGATACCTGTAGAAAATG GTACAACCAGGATTGCATTCCTTCAGGCATCATGCCATTGGGACCCAGTGGGAACACTGTTTATGGTTATGCCAC ATGTGAAGATGCTGAGGCGTTTGAGGTCCAGGATGGGGGGAAAAGTACTGGAATCTTCACTAAGTACTTGAATGCTCACATCCTGCAGACTGAGAAAGTCACACATGTTTTAGAAAAGGTGTCTGAGG ATCTAGGCCGAGACCCTCTAGTCACAGGCAAGCAGCAAGTGGAGATCAAACACACCCTGAAAGAACCTCGATCCCTTGCAGACCCAGTACGGACCACTGGCCATACAAGGGAGCTTCATCTGCGAGATGCCTGCTGGAGACAAGCAAATG AGCTACCACGGAAGAAGCAGCTGAAGTTTGTTTGCGGAGTAGAAGTGGAAGTCAGCTTCTCAGCTTTGTTCTCTAATGTCTTGGTGGCTTTTGCCACTGTAAAGACTACAGGCCCCCGAACCAAGGACTGCACTGTCACCCTGAGTAGCATACCT CCAATACAAGACATATTTTCCGGCCCTGGCAGGTCAGAGGAGATGGACTCTCTACTATTTAAGACATCTGATAACCCAGACTGTACTCTGCGACTTTGTGCTCTTCAAAAGCTTACG GAATCGCTGGTGATCAAGGTGGATCTACACTATACTCACATGGACAGTAAGCTACGCCAGACAGAAAGCCAACAGGTGGACATAGGAAAGCCTCTGGTGGCATCCTGTAAATTGCACAGGAGGAGTCATGCAACAACAATCAAGAAACAAGAAGGCGCTTCTGCTCAAAGTATGGGCAACATTTCAAGCAGCAAACCACAGCTGCATCAGACTCTGGCTGGTCTGTGTCGCCCTTTCACCAGAAAGGCAATGTGTGCTGCTAAAGTTGCAGTTACAAGGAGCAACGAACCTGAAGAGAATGATGAAAATGAACTGCAAGACTTCACTCTCCGACATTAG